The genome window GACTTAGGTTACAGCATTAAAAATGGCGATACCACGCTGGTATTATATGGTTATGACAAGGATAAAAATGAGCACACCACTACCCGGTATACAAAAGCGTTAAATAAGCAAAATGGGTTAAGCGATGGCATGGATTTTTTAATAAACAGGGGCCTGATTGCCGGAAATTATACACTTAATAATATCCCGGGCAATAGGGGAGCAATCACCTTCACTAATGACGGTAAAGTTACCGGCCTGGCAGATTTTAAAACGTATGCCCTGAATACGGACTTTGTGGCTGGCCCCGAAAACAACCTTGATGAAATTTTATTTAACCTTTACAGTAAAGCGCAAAAATCATTTACTTTTAAGATCAATAAAGACACGCTCAACATATTTGACACCCGTGAAAGCGCCGATTCAATAAACTTAATTGTAGATAAACTGGAATATAAACTAATCAAACAGAAGTAACCAACTGCATTTAGACGCTCATCAAAATGAAAAAAGAGTTAAAAGAAAATAGCTCTAATAAAATTTAAGGACGCCCCTTTACTTGTAATTCCAGGGGCGTATTATTCTTTCTTATAGTCTTTTTGTACGATCAAAAAGCTGGCGCGCTCTGTTTTGTGGAAGGGGACGTCCCAGTTACCCTGATAGGTGATCTTTGCGGGTAGTAATTCGCCGTTAACCTTATTCAGCTCGATATTCATCTGCACATCAAAGCTGAACAGCATATTGTGGTATTTTAAATCCACGTACCGGCCAAGGATCTGGAAGGTGCGCATATCAAAAATGGTGGTTAGTTCTTTTATCACCACGTCATTATCAGCAATGCTGGGTTTCCTTACCACGCGGAAGCGATAAACAGGAATAGAATCAAGGTATTTACCGCGCGCAAACTGGTAAAAATAGTAGCCCTTCATATCCTTCCCAAAGATCTCTGTCTTACTGCTGATAAATGGCAGGCCGGTTACTTTGTGGCCGGGCGCAAAAATCAGCGTCTTCAATTTGCTTTTGTATGACGCATTTTTACCTGCTTCCCCCTGCGTCATAGGCCCGGGCACAAAGTTCGATTTATAGGCATTGGTAAAAATATAATCAAACATTTCAACCGTGTAAAGCTGCGGCTTGCCATTACTTTTATAAAGTGAGCCACTGTCACTTTTAGCCAGGTACGCTGCTTTGGGCTTGCCATCAATGTAGCTGTGTTTTATTTTACGGTAGCTTTTACCGTCTATCTTATTTTTGCTGTTAAAGGTGTAAATGCGGTTCTCGGCAGTAAAGCCGTAATGCTTCATGTTCTGAAACGCCTGGTAAAAGCCGGTATCGGCCAGCACGGCATCAATGAAATCCTGTGCATTTAATCTGTGCGAATGGATATTTATTGCAGAATCAATAACAATAGTGCGGATTGAATCAGGATTGAAACGTTTGATCTGCTGGGCGCGTGAGCCGAAAACGAAAAGGAGAAAGCAGAAAACGATGAGTAGTTTTTTCATTCTTGTCATCGCAGGGGCTCCAATAGAGAACCCTGCGTAATGTTTGTGGTTTACTTAATCTTTTTCATTTGTTCAAATGGCCGCATTATCCTTAGACAGCTAATCCAGCGCAGGGCTCTCTGCGAGAGACCCTGCGGAAACGTAAGTAAAGCTACTATGATCTGTGAACCTTTCCCTAATTCCCCAGCTGTTTAACCGCTAAATATGCCATTAACCCTGTTGAGATTTTAAATGCATCTTCTTCCACATCAAAGGTTGGCGTATGCACGGAGGAGGTGATCCCACGGCTTTCGTTACGGGTACCTAAGCGGTAAAAGCAGGAATCCGCTACTTGTGAGTAGTAGGCAAAGTCTTCTGCCGCCATCCAGATGTCAAGGTCGAGCACGTTTTCCTTTCCCAGGTAATCTTCGGCATGTCCGCGGGTGGCTATTGTCAGTTTTTCTTCATTTATAAGGAAAGGATACCCGCGCATGATGTTAAACTCGCAGGTGCCGCCCATACTTTCAGCTATTCCTTCGGCCATTTTCTTCATCTTGATATGGGCATCATTACGCCAATTCTCATCCATCGTGCGGAATGTGCCTTCCAGGTAAACCTCATTGGGAATCACGTTGGTGGCCCCATTTGCTATTACTTTGCCGAAAGAAAGCACGGATGGGCTTTTAGGGTCGGCAAAACGGCTGATGATAGTTTGCAATGCGGTTAAGATATGCGCCGTAATAATCACCGGGTCTATGTTTTGCTGCGGCTGCGCACCGTGGCCTCCTTTTCCCCTTACGGTAACATAAAGCTCGTCGGTTGATGCCATATACTTACCGGCCCTAAATCCCACCTTACCGGCCTCAATTAAAGGCATTACGTGCTGCCCCAAAACAGCCTGTGGCTTAGGATTTTCCAGCACGCCCTCTTTGATCATTAAACTGGCCCCACCGGGTAATTTCTCTTCTGCCGGCTGAAAAATAAGCTTTACGGTACCGCCAAACTGGCTCTTAAGGTCAGTCAGGATCCTGGCCGTTCCCAGCAGCGACGAGGTATGCGCGTCGTGCCCACAGGCATGCATCACACCAACGTTTTGCGACTTATAAGGAACATCGTTAGCTTCTGTGATGGGCAGCGCGTCCATATCGGCACGCAAAGCCACCACTTTATCTGATGGTTTATCCCCCTTAATTAAAGCAACCAGCCCGTTATCGGCCATGCGCTGGTATTGCAGGCCTAATGCCTCAAGCCTGCCTGCAACATAAGCGGATGTCTCCACTTCATTAAATGAAAGCTCGGGATGCGCATGCAGGTGCCTGCGCGTAGCTACCGTATCATTAAAAATATCTTTTGACAGTTGCTGAATTTGCTCTTTAATCATCGGAAAGGAGGGGTTTGGGAAGATTAATTTTTTCGGGAATAATAAAAATACTGGTAAACATTGACCGCACTTCAGACACCAGCTTTTGCGCCTCCAGCCGGGTGCGAAAATCGCCGGCCCTCACCTTAAAGTTAGGTTCGGTATAAATGATATAGGTACGCAACTCGGGGTACTCATCATTAAAGCGTGCCTGGGCATCATAGGCGGCCTGCCTGCTGGAACCGAAGAAGATCTGTACACGATAGCCGTTTGCTGTTTGGGGGGCATTCGCACTGCTCCTGCCGCTACCCAGGGTGCTGCGGCGTGCTATCAGGGTATCCAGCAGCGGATCTTTTATAACCTGTACCGTGCCACGGGTTTGAGCCATAGCAATTCCCGGTAAAAGAATGGTTATAAAAAAAATGCAGTCCCTTATTTTACTAAATTTAGTTTTATAATAAGACACTGCATTTTTCATAAATATATAAATTCATCATCGCCTTCTGCGGCGTGATATTTTGCTAATTAAACCTGGCCAACGCCATGGCAATTTTTATACTTTTTACCGCTGCCGCAAGGACAAGGGTCGTTTCTGCCAATCTTC of Mucilaginibacter xinganensis contains these proteins:
- a CDS encoding M20 metallopeptidase family protein → MIKEQIQQLSKDIFNDTVATRRHLHAHPELSFNEVETSAYVAGRLEALGLQYQRMADNGLVALIKGDKPSDKVVALRADMDALPITEANDVPYKSQNVGVMHACGHDAHTSSLLGTARILTDLKSQFGGTVKLIFQPAEEKLPGGASLMIKEGVLENPKPQAVLGQHVMPLIEAGKVGFRAGKYMASTDELYVTVRGKGGHGAQPQQNIDPVIITAHILTALQTIISRFADPKSPSVLSFGKVIANGATNVIPNEVYLEGTFRTMDENWRNDAHIKMKKMAEGIAESMGGTCEFNIMRGYPFLINEEKLTIATRGHAEDYLGKENVLDLDIWMAAEDFAYYSQVADSCFYRLGTRNESRGITSSVHTPTFDVEEDAFKISTGLMAYLAVKQLGN
- a CDS encoding SPOR domain-containing protein — encoded protein: MAQTRGTVQVIKDPLLDTLIARRSTLGSGRSSANAPQTANGYRVQIFFGSSRQAAYDAQARFNDEYPELRTYIIYTEPNFKVRAGDFRTRLEAQKLVSEVRSMFTSIFIIPEKINLPKPLLSDD